Within Pseudomonas tructae, the genomic segment GGTGGATGCGCAGGCCTTCGCCGACAATATCGCTGACGCACATGCGCGGGCTGAGGCTGCCGAACGGGTCCTGGAACACCACCTGCATCTGGCGGCGCAAGGGGCGCACCTGTTGCTGGCTCAGGTTCTCCAGGGCTGCGCCCTGAAAGCGAATGGCGCCCTGGCTGCCGAGCAGGCGCAGGATTGCCAGGCCCAGGGTCGATTTGCCCGAGCCGCTTTCACCAACGATGCCCAGGGTCTGGCCCTGGGGCAGGCTGAAGTTGATGCCGTCCACCGCCTTGACGTAATCGACGGTGCGCCGCAGCAGGCCCTTCTTGATCGGGAACCAGACGCGCAGGTCCTCGACTTGCAGCAGCGGCGCGCCCGGAGGGTTGCCGGCCGGGCCTCCACTGGGTTCGGCGCCCAGGAGCATTTGGGTATAGGGATGCTTGGGGGCGCGGAACAGTTCGTCACAGGCAGCCTGCTCGACGATCTGGCCCTTTTGCATCACGCAGACCCGGTGAGCAATGCGCCTGACCAGGTTGAGGTCGTGGCTGATCAGCAGCAGGGCCATCCCCAGACGCGCCTGCAGCGACTCGAGCAGTTCGAGGATCTTCAACTGCACAGTGACGTCCAGTGCCGTGGTCGGTTCGTCGGCAATCAGCAGTTCAGGCTCGTTGGCCAGGGCCATGGCGATCATCACCCGTTGGCGCTGGCCGCCTGAGAGCTCGTGTGGCAGTGCTTTGAGACGTTTATGCGGCTCAGGTATGCCAACCAGCTCCAGCAGCTCCAGCGTGCGCTCAGTGGCCTCCTTGCCACGCAGGCCCTTGTGCAGCAGGAGGATTTCGTTGATCTGCTTTTCGATGTTGTGCAGCGGGTTCAGCGAGGTCATCGGTTCCTGGAAGATCATTGCGATGCGGTTGCCGCGAATGCGGCGCATCTGCTTTTCGTCCAGGGTCAGCAAGTCGCGCTGCTCGAAGCCAATGGTGCCGGACGGATGCCGGGCCAGCGGGTAGGGCAGCAGGCGCAGAATCGAATGGGCCGTCACCGATTTGCCCGAGCCGCTTTCGCCAACCAGAGCCAGGGTTTCGCCGCGACGGATGTCGAAGCTGACGCCTTCGACCACCCGCTGGGTTTGATCGCCGCTGACGAACTCGACGGCCAGGTCGCGGACTTCGATCAAGGTGTGCTTGCTCATCTCATTTCCTCGGGTCGAAGGCATCGCGGGCGGACTCGCCGATGAACACCAGCAGGCTGAGCATCAACGCCAGCACGGCAAAAGCGCTCATGCCCAGCCAGGGTGCCTGCAGGTTGGACTTGCCCTGAGCCACCAGCTCGCCCAGCGATGGCGCCCCCGGCGGCAGGCCGAAGCCGAGAAAGTCCAGGGCGGTCAGGGTGCCGATGGCGCCGGTGAGGATGAACGGCATGAAGGTCATGGTCGAAATCATCGCGTTGGGCAGAATGTGCCGGTACATGATCGCACCGTTCTGCATGCCCAGCGCCCGCGCCGCGCGTACGTATTCAAGATTGCGTCCGCGCAGGAACTCGGCGCGCACCACGTCGACCAGGCTCATCCACGAGAACAGCAGCATGATCCCCAGCAGCCACCAGAAGTTCGGTTGCACGAAGCTGGCGAGGATGATCAGCAGGTACAGCA encodes:
- a CDS encoding ABC transporter ATP-binding protein: MSKHTLIEVRDLAVEFVSGDQTQRVVEGVSFDIRRGETLALVGESGSGKSVTAHSILRLLPYPLARHPSGTIGFEQRDLLTLDEKQMRRIRGNRIAMIFQEPMTSLNPLHNIEKQINEILLLHKGLRGKEATERTLELLELVGIPEPHKRLKALPHELSGGQRQRVMIAMALANEPELLIADEPTTALDVTVQLKILELLESLQARLGMALLLISHDLNLVRRIAHRVCVMQKGQIVEQAACDELFRAPKHPYTQMLLGAEPSGGPAGNPPGAPLLQVEDLRVWFPIKKGLLRRTVDYVKAVDGINFSLPQGQTLGIVGESGSGKSTLGLAILRLLGSQGAIRFQGAALENLSQQQVRPLRRQMQVVFQDPFGSLSPRMCVSDIVGEGLRIHRIGNAAEQEQAIIAALLEVGLDPQARHRYPHEFSGGQRQRIAIARALVLKPALILLDEPTSALDRTVQRQVVELLRSLQSKYNLTYLFISHDLAVVKALSHQLMVVKHGQVVEQGTAAQIFADPQHPYTRQLLEAAFLAPAVAQ